The segment TAGCTCGAGTGTGTTTTCCTAAAGCCTGTCGAGTAATTGACCGATTCCATCTGCAGAAATTAGCCAATGAAGCGGTGCAAGAGGTACGAGTAAAACACAGATGGGAAGCCATAGAAGAAGAAAATCAAGCGATTAAACAAGCTAAATGGGAAGGTAAGACCTATAAACCTCTAACTTTTAGTAATGGAGACACAAAGAAACAATTACTAGCAAGAGGACGATATCTTCTTTTTAAATCTGCAGACAAATGGTCTGATAAGCAAAAAGAAAGAGCTAAGATTCTTTTCGCACAATACCCTTCATTAAAAGAAGCCTATAGCCTATCACAAGGGCTTCGCTCTATTTTTAATCGTAAAACAATTAAAGATGCAGCAAGACTTTCTCTTGCCAAATGGTATAATAGAGTAGAGCAAACTGCTTTTCAATCCTTTAAGAGTATTGCAGGAACCATCTATTCACATTATGATGAAATATTAAACTTCTTCAACAATCGATCAACAAATGCTTTTGCAGAGAGTTTTAACGCTAAACTAAAAGCCTTTAGGACTCAACTAAGAGGGGTTACAGATATTAGTTTCTTTCTATTTAGGGTTACTAAATTATTTGCTTAATAAGTTATCCCCCCTAGTTTTGCAGGTGATCCAAAGTTGGGGATTTAACAATTAGTCCATTTCTACTTCCCTTATAAAATATTACTTTTGATCCATGAAAAAGAAAGCAATCGATTATAAGGATATATTGTCCATGTTCCTTCCTAAAGGCATGCTTGACTATTTTGATTTTACCGACTATTCAGACATGGGTGATTATTATATATTCTCTCTTGAAGAGAAAAATAGTATACCAGACGAGCATTCAAGTCTTCCACTAGTTTCCAAAGGTTTTTATCCAACAATAACAGTTACAGATTTTCCTGTTCGCGACCGCACTGTATACTTGAAAGTTAGACGTCGCAGATGGGAGGATAAGCAAACTGGTAAGACATACAGCAGAGACTGGAAATTGGTTGCAGACGGGACTAGGATAACAGCCGAGTTTGGTTCTTTTTTAAAAGAGTTACATTGACAATCATGAAGTTAGCATAAAAGTAGTAGCTGACTTCTGCCATCTGAAGTCGAAGACACTTAACGATTACTACAAGGAACATCTAAGTGGTTATCGTTCTTGGAATCAGCTCTCTCATGCTGATCAGTACATGTATTTTAAAGACAATTTAGGTGAGAACATATCTATTGACGAAACAGCCCTAAGCAACGGAGAGTTATACACCATTGTAACGGGTAAGGCTGGTCATGGTAAGCATGGTACGATTATAGCTATGATAAAGGGAACAAAGGCTGACGATGTATGTAGATATCTGATGAAGTTACCAGAAGGAAAACGTAGGATGGTCAAGAACGTGACTCTTGACATGGCCGGAAGTATGAGGCAGATAGCCAAGAGATGCTTTCCTTACGCTACACAGATCATAGACCGTTTCATGTACAAAAGTTGATGCAGGATGCATTGCAGGAGCTGCGCGTGCAATACCGCTGGCAAGCTATTGAGCAGGAGAACTCAAACATAAAAAGAGCAAGGAAAGAAAAGAGAAAATATATACCTCCATGTTTTGATAACGGGGATACCATAAGACAGCTTCTTGTACGCAGCAGATATCTACTATTCAAAAGTCCTGATAAATGGACAGACTCCCAAAGAATAAGGGCTGAGATACTCTTTAAGCAGTTTGACGACATAAAACAATTCTATTATTTGACTTTACAACTTGGACAGATATACTCACATAACTACGATAAAAATGTTGCCAGGGTAAAGCTTGCACTGTGGTTCAATAAGGTAGAGCAGTGGAATTACCCTCAGTTCAATACGGTAATAGAAACCTTTAAAAATCACAATGATAGGATATTAAATTTCTTTGAAAACAGACTTACCAATGCTTCAGCTGAATCTTTCAATGCCAAACTTAAATCTTTCAGAGCTACATTCAGAGGAGTAGATGATGTAAAATTCTATCTGTATAGAGTGATGATGCTATACGCCTAATTGTTAAATCCCCAAGAATACGGACTGACCCTTTTTTAATCAAAAACTTCTTGATCTTCGTTTATCACCATTCCCTTATACTCCTCGACTAGTCCCGATTCCACAATAGAATAAGCTTCGTTTAGAGCGCTTTTAATATCTTTAGGCGTTTGACCTTGATGGGGGATGGGTTTGTGTATGGTGAGTGACATTCTATGCCATTTCGGGAGTAAGCCTGTCCTAGGTAGTACATTAAAAGACCCATTGATGGTGAGAGGTACAATATCTAACTTTAAATCGCTAGCAAGTTGAAAAGCTCCTCTTTTAAAGTATCCCATGTGCCCAGTAAATGTACGTGCTCCTTCAGGGAACACAACAAGAGACACTCCATGTACTAGTATTTCTCCAGCTTCAGCGATGGTTCTTTTTATCTTTTTAGGTCCTGAACGATCTACAAAGATGTGTCCAGCACTTTCACAAGCTTTACCTACTAATGGAATATGGCGAAGACTCTTTTTCATCATCCATCTAAAGTTTCTATGAATGTAGCCATAGATAAGAAATATATCGAATGCCCCTTGATGATTGGCTACAAAGACGTATGATCTATTTTTATCTAGATTTTCTCTTCCTGTCACTTTTACAGGAAGAAGTAATATGCTACATATAAATTTAGCCCAATACTTCCCAGGAATATAGCCCCAATACTTTGCGTTGCCTACTACTGAGCCAAAAGTAGTAGTTAAAGCTGTAATAATTGT is part of the Bacteroides coprosuis DSM 18011 genome and harbors:
- a CDS encoding 1-acyl-sn-glycerol-3-phosphate acyltransferase (COGs: COG0204 1-acyl-sn-glycerol-3-phosphate acyltransferase~InterPro IPR002123:IPR004552~KEGG: bth:BT_0243 putative 1-acyl-sn-glycerol-3-phosphate acyltransferase~PFAM: Phospholipid/glycerol acyltransferase~SMART: Phospholipid/glycerol acyltransferase~SPTR: Putative uncharacterized protein;~TIGRFAM: 1-acyl-sn-glycerol-3-phosphate acyltransferase~IMG reference gene:2504106521~PFAM: Acyltransferase~TIGRFAM: 1-acyl-sn-glycerol-3-phosphate acyltransferases), which translates into the protein MRIIYICYVILIAIPLLLLATIITALTTTFGSVVGNAKYWGYIPGKYWAKFICSILLLPVKVTGRENLDKNRSYVFVANHQGAFDIFLIYGYIHRNFRWMMKKSLRHIPLVGKACESAGHIFVDRSGPKKIKRTIAEAGEILVHGVSLVVFPEGARTFTGHMGYFKRGAFQLASDLKLDIVPLTINGSFNVLPRTGLLPKWHRMSLTIHKPIPHQGQTPKDIKSALNEAYSIVESGLVEEYKGMVINEDQEVFD